The nucleotide sequence CGTGGCCGAAATCAAGCACCGCGGGGCCACTCCCGTGCTGGTCACGTCGATGGAGCGCCGCACCTTCACCGATGATGGTCGCATCCGCAGCACGCACGGCGACTACCCGCAAAACGTGCGCGACGTTGCCGCCGCCGAAGGAGTGGCCTTGGTCGATTTGCAGGCGGTGAGCTCCACGCTTTACACCGCGTTGGGGCCGGAACTGGCACCGCTCGCCTTTGCCAACGCGGGCAAGGATGCCACCCACCACAACGCCTACGGCGCCTACCAACTCGCCCTCGCCGTGGCGCATGGATTGCGCGCCGCGGCGGTGCCGGTGGCGGAACACCTGGCGACCGATTTGCCGGAGTTTGACCCGGCTCATCCGGTTTCACCCGCGGCGTTTGATCTCCCCTTCACCACCGCCGATGTGGCCGAGGCCCCGCGCGGCAATTAGCCCAGTTCACACGCGCCGCCGGCGCAGGCCACCACCTGTTTGAGTTCGGTGATGTCCTCGTCCTCGCATAGCTCGGTGTAGCGAACATCTTGATACGTCAATCCGTTCCACCGGACGATGTCCGACGACGTCGCCACCGCCTCCCGGGGGGCCTGAGCGTAGGCCTTGTCGCCGGAGTCTGGCAGCAGCGCAATGCCGGTGAAGGAGTCGCGGCAGGACCAGATGCGCTCGGCCACCGCATCCCACTCGCCGGGCCGCACCGTCACCGTGCACGACACATTGTGATGCAACCCCGGTGAATGCGTCTCGTGACGTCGCCCCGCCTGCACCCAGGCCAATTGCACCCGGCGAATGTATTCAAGGTGCGTGAGTGCATCGACCTCCTCCCGATAGATGCCAAAGTCGGGGCCCTCCACCGGGAAGGTGATGACTTCGGTGCGGCCGTGCGGATCGTAAACACTCTCCTCCACCATGTGCGGATTGGAGCGTTTGAAGTGCTGAAAAACCGGGCAAAGTTTGTTCGACTGCACCCGCCGAAAGTAACGCACCGCATGATGCGGGTGCAGCCCGCTCGACGTGCCCAGCAGCAGACTCGCCGTGCCCTCCGGTTTCACACACGTCGTGCGCGCGGCCGGATTGATCCCGATGGCCCGGGCCACGATCAGGTTGACCGCCTTCACCACCTGCGCTCCGCGTCGCAAAACCGCCTCGTCCAGCAGCACCTGCGGACGGTCCAGTATCCCACATATGGATACACCCAGCAACGCCTCCCGCTCCGTGATCACCCGCGACACGGGTGAAAGATAACCAAAATCGGTGTAGCCTGCCTGCAGCGTGCCGATCAGGGCAGCATGGGCGCACAGCTGGTAAAACTGGGCCGGGCTCTCCGCTGCCGCCGCCGACAAGGTGGTGAGATTGCAGAACTGCACCCCCGACATCACCGCCCCTTCCCGCAGCTCGCCCTCGTAGCCGAGTTCCCGCAAACGCGCGGTCGTCTCCGCATTTACCGTGATCCGAGGATTCAGGCCGATCTCCACACAGGGATTCGCCCCGTAGTCCGCGTCCTCCACGAAGTAAAATCCCGGCTCTCCAAATTGTTTTTGCGCTTCGAAGAGGTGATCAAACTGGGCCCGGGTTGCATGCGCGCGCACGATCACCGCCGAGTTGTTGCTGGCCGAGCGTTGCGGATGGGTTTCGAACCAGTTGCCCGTTTTGGCGGAACCCATTTCCTCATCGTCGGCCGAGAACAGACAGATCGTAGCCGAACGACGAATACCGCCCGACAATACCGCTTTGGCTCCCCACATGATGCAGTCGTAAACCTCGATCGGCCGGAGCTGGCGCCCGGCGGCTCCGCGCAAGATCGCGGCAATTTTATCCAACGCAAACATGAGTGGTTCCGGTCCCGGGGCCTTGCCTCCGGAAGTGCGCAACGGCGCGCCCGCCGGACGAATTTCGGAATAGTCGAAAGTAATTCGCCGCCCCTCCACTGCCGCGGTCACCAGCGCATGCAACGCATCCGCCCAACCCTCGATGGTGTCGCCCACCACCCAAGTCTCCACCGGTGTCTCCGCCGCCGCCAAAGGTGCCAAATCCGGCAGTCGCGCGACGTGCTGTTGCTGCACCGAAAACCCGACCCCGCAACCACAGAGCAAAAGATACAGCGATTCACGCAACGACTCCAGCCGGTCAATGTGCAGGAACGCGCAGTTGTAGATCCGGGCGTGTTTTTGCAGGATCGCCTCCCCCCCAAATTGGAGACTCCGCATCGAGGGCAGCACGCGCTTCTCCTCGACCGCTGCATAGGCGGCCGTGATGGCGTCGTGCAAAGTGGGAAACTGACCGATCAGCGCGGCTTCGCTTGGCTGCGCTTCCCCCGCCTGCAACGCCGCCGCCAGGACATCATCCAACGACCGGTCGGCGAACCTCCCCAAATGCATGTCGCACACCCGGGACACCGCCTCTGCCCAGGTTTCCCGGCGCCGCTTGCGGGCATCATAACGCGCATATCGCGACACGGCGATGTAGTCTTGCAAACCGTTGTGGGCATGACGCATCGGACGCGAGGACGACGCGGTGGAGGGGGGAGCAGAATCAGAGACTGAAGGATCGAAATTCATGGCAGTGGCACGGGGGCTCAAAGGGACATCTACGGAGGAATCATCCCATTGGTTGTGGTGGTTGCGAACTGTTACCACAACATATTGTGGTCTTCCGAATCAAACTCGTTTGCTGCGCAAATCTTGTTTTCCGCTCCACGTGCTCCGGTGAAGCCCTTGTTGGTCGGAGGATACCACCACCGACGTGGCCTTGAACGCACAGCAGCGAGTCGCTTGACCCCCACGCTCTCGCGTCGTCTCGTCAGGTCCATGGAACGCAAGACCGCCGCCGATTTCGATCAGGAGCTCCTCGATCTTTACGACTACTACGTTCACGGCCGGCTCGATCGCCGTGAGTTCATGGATCGCGCGGCCAAGTTCGCCGTCGGCGGTCTCACCGTCGCCAGTCTGATGGGTCTGCTCAACCCACAATATGCGCTCGCCGAACAGGTCCCGCCCGACGACGACCGCATCCACACGGAACGCCTCGATTACGCGTCCCCCGACGGCCACGGCGCGATGCAGGGTCTGCTGGCCCGCCCCGCTCAGCCGACGGGTCCGCTGCCCGCGGTGTTGGTCGTCCATGAGAACCGCGGCCTCAACCCCTACATCGAGGACGTTACCCGCCGCCTCGCCCTGGCCGGCTTTCTGGCCTTTGCCCCCGACGCTTTGTATCCACTGGGTGGTTACCCCGGCAACGACGACGAAGGCCGCACCATGCAACGCGAACTCGATCGCGCCAAAATCGTGGAGGACTTCATCGCCGCCGCGCAGCTCCTTGACGCCCACGAACTCGGCAACGGCCGGGTTGGCGTTGTGGGCTTCTGCTTTGGCGGCTACGTCAGCAACACGCTCGCGTGGCGCATTCCCGACGTAATCAACGCCGCCGCCCCCTACTACGGCGGCCAGCCCAATGCCGAGGAGACGGCCCGGATCAAAGCGCCGTTGCTCATCCACTACGGAGAATTGGACAAACGGGTAAACGCCGGTTGGCCCGACTACGAGACGGCCCTCAAGGCCAACAACGTCGACTATACGATGCACATGTATCCGGGCGTTAACCACGGTTTCCACAACGACACCACCCCGCGCTACGACGAAAAGGCGGCAGAGCTTTCCTGGACGCGCACCGTCGCATTTTTCAACGAACACCTGCGCGGTTAATCCCGTAGTTCGCGCGAACATTCCGCCCGTTCCCTTTTATCCTAATTAAGGTAGTTCACAGAAGGTAACAAAGTTAACAAAGCGTTGTAAAAACGTGAGTTAAATCGAGTAAACTGCATAGCATCCAACTCACCTTACGGGTGAATGAATTGATGCCCATAATCGCCTGCAACTCGTTCCAGCTTCGTGCTCTTCGTTGCCTTTTGTAAAATCCAACTGCGGAATTTAGGCTCATCTGGGTAGGAGCGAGCTTGCTCGCGATAGCATCTGCCTCACACCGCCGACACGCCGTGTTCATCGCGCGCCAGCACGCTCCTACCGATCGACGCAGTCGGTGCGGACCGGGTGGAACCGGTCCCTCCGGCAGGACGATTCCCGCTATTCGGCTGCGCCGAAAATCCGCGTCGGTTTGCCGTCGAGACTGGTTTGGTTTTTCTCCGTCCAATAATCGCGGATACCTTCCGGACCTTTTTTCGTCGCCCAGTCACTGAGCAGCGACCGGTCCGCTTTATACTCCAGGTTGGGCACCGCCATGCCACACGAGGTTTGCACGAGATCGACGGTCAGATCGAACATCTGGCGCGCGCCGGGCAACGGATTGAATTGGCCGTAGAGCTCCGCCCATTCCGGGTCGCGCGGATGCACCGCCTTCGCGTTGCCGTAGAGGCGCAGAATCAACGGCGCGCCGACCATCGCACAAAACATGATCGTCATGCGCGACTGCTCCAAGAGGTGCGCCGCCGTTTCGTTGCCGCTGCCGGTGACGTTGAGCCAGATGACGCGGTTCGCGCTCAGCACGCGCAACGAGTCCATGCCCTTCGGCGACACGTTGACCCGCGTATCGACGCCGGCCGTGCCGACAAAGAAAATCTTTTGCTCCCGAATGAACGCGACCTGCTTCTCGGGAATGGCGGTGTATTGCTGGCCCATGGGAGAAGATCGTGGGGAAGTGCGGCCCAAAACGCAGGTTTGTTTTCACCGGAGGGACGACTTCCACGTCGTCCGCATTATGCTGGGATTCAGTCGGTCAGATGAAACGCGGACCGGGCGGAACCGTTCCCTCCGCCAAACGTGTGATCCGTTTACTTTTTGTTGAGGCGGACGTCCATCCAGACAGCGAGCACGAGCACGGTGCCGCGGGCGATGAACTTGATCGCAGGGTCGGCCGAGATGAGCGTGAGGCCGTTGATCAGGCTCGCCATGATGAGTGAGCCGAACATTACGCCCATGACCGTGCCGCGACCGCCTTTGAGGCTCACGCCGCCGATTACACAGGCCGCGATGGCGTCGAGTTCCATGAGTTGTCCGACGGCCGTCGTCGAGTAACCGGTTTTCGCAGTTTGCAGGAATCCCGTGATCGCCACGAGTCCGCCCGCGATGGCGAAGGCCGTCACCACGGTGCGGTTAACTGGCACGCCCGAGACAAACGCCGCTTCTTCGTTGCCGCCGATGGCATAGAGGTAACGGCCGAAGGAGGTGTGCTGCGTGAGCACGTAAATCCCAAACGCGATGCCGCACAGAATGATCACCGACATCGGCACGCCGCGGAACATGTTGAGCACGACCACGACGATGAAGAGCCCGATGGCTTGCATCATGAATTTGTAGAACGCGACCTCCTGATCCTCGACCGCGAAGTTGTGCCGCCGACGCGATGCCCGGCTTTTCAGCGTCGCCACCGCGAGCGCCGCCGACACCCCGAAAGCGAGCAGATAACCCATGGCGGGCGACAGGTAAAAATCGGTGAGCAGCGAGTAGAGGTTGGTCTGGCCACCGAGCACGACCGGCACGGTCGAGACGTCGATCACGAGCCAGAAGATGCCTTTAAAAATCAACAGGCCGCCGAGCGTGATGATAAACGCCGGGATGTTCTGCGAGACGATGAACTTACCCATGCCGGCCCAGAGCAAAATGCCCGCGAGCAGCGACACGCCGAGGGCGGCCGGAGCCGGCCATCCGAACCACGTGGTGAGCACGGCGGCCAATCCACCGAACAGGCCCACGCCGCTGCCGATCGCGAGGTCGATGTGACCGCACAGGATGATGAGCAACACGCCGAGCGCCGCGACCGCCGTGGTCGACATCTCGATGGCGAGCAGCGACAGGTTGCGCGACTCGATGTAGCTCGGCGATAGCACGGTGAAGAATCCCCAGATGC is from Synoicihabitans lomoniglobus and encodes:
- a CDS encoding sugar ABC transporter permease — translated: MTKQISLRDFSLFLAIVGIWGFFTVLSPSYIESRNLSLLAIEMSTTAVAALGVLLIILCGHIDLAIGSGVGLFGGLAAVLTTWFGWPAPAALGVSLLAGILLWAGMGKFIVSQNIPAFIITLGGLLIFKGIFWLVIDVSTVPVVLGGQTNLYSLLTDFYLSPAMGYLLAFGVSAALAVATLKSRASRRRHNFAVEDQEVAFYKFMMQAIGLFIVVVVLNMFRGVPMSVIILCGIAFGIYVLTQHTSFGRYLYAIGGNEEAAFVSGVPVNRTVVTAFAIAGGLVAITGFLQTAKTGYSTTAVGQLMELDAIAACVIGGVSLKGGRGTVMGVMFGSLIMASLINGLTLISADPAIKFIARGTVLVLAVWMDVRLNKK
- a CDS encoding recombinase, with product MNFDPSVSDSAPPSTASSSRPMRHAHNGLQDYIAVSRYARYDARKRRRETWAEAVSRVCDMHLGRFADRSLDDVLAAALQAGEAQPSEAALIGQFPTLHDAITAAYAAVEEKRVLPSMRSLQFGGEAILQKHARIYNCAFLHIDRLESLRESLYLLLCGCGVGFSVQQQHVARLPDLAPLAAAETPVETWVVGDTIEGWADALHALVTAAVEGRRITFDYSEIRPAGAPLRTSGGKAPGPEPLMFALDKIAAILRGAAGRQLRPIEVYDCIMWGAKAVLSGGIRRSATICLFSADDEEMGSAKTGNWFETHPQRSASNNSAVIVRAHATRAQFDHLFEAQKQFGEPGFYFVEDADYGANPCVEIGLNPRITVNAETTARLRELGYEGELREGAVMSGVQFCNLTTLSAAAAESPAQFYQLCAHAALIGTLQAGYTDFGYLSPVSRVITEREALLGVSICGILDRPQVLLDEAVLRRGAQVVKAVNLIVARAIGINPAARTTCVKPEGTASLLLGTSSGLHPHHAVRYFRRVQSNKLCPVFQHFKRSNPHMVEESVYDPHGRTEVITFPVEGPDFGIYREEVDALTHLEYIRRVQLAWVQAGRRHETHSPGLHHNVSCTVTVRPGEWDAVAERIWSCRDSFTGIALLPDSGDKAYAQAPREAVATSSDIVRWNGLTYQDVRYTELCEDEDITELKQVVACAGGACELG
- a CDS encoding pyridoxamine 5'-phosphate oxidase family protein, producing MGQQYTAIPEKQVAFIREQKIFFVGTAGVDTRVNVSPKGMDSLRVLSANRVIWLNVTGSGNETAAHLLEQSRMTIMFCAMVGAPLILRLYGNAKAVHPRDPEWAELYGQFNPLPGARQMFDLTVDLVQTSCGMAVPNLEYKADRSLLSDWATKKGPEGIRDYWTEKNQTSLDGKPTRIFGAAE
- a CDS encoding dienelactone hydrolase family protein; this translates as MERKTAADFDQELLDLYDYYVHGRLDRREFMDRAAKFAVGGLTVASLMGLLNPQYALAEQVPPDDDRIHTERLDYASPDGHGAMQGLLARPAQPTGPLPAVLVVHENRGLNPYIEDVTRRLALAGFLAFAPDALYPLGGYPGNDDEGRTMQRELDRAKIVEDFIAAAQLLDAHELGNGRVGVVGFCFGGYVSNTLAWRIPDVINAAAPYYGGQPNAEETARIKAPLLIHYGELDKRVNAGWPDYETALKANNVDYTMHMYPGVNHGFHNDTTPRYDEKAAELSWTRTVAFFNEHLRG